One genomic region from Kineobactrum salinum encodes:
- the glmU gene encoding bifunctional UDP-N-acetylglucosamine diphosphorylase/glucosamine-1-phosphate N-acetyltransferase GlmU: MKLEVIILAAGQGSRMRSRLPKVLHPLAGRPLLQHVVNAAHALQPEAVHVVTGHGSELVREAFAAEPLQWVEQAEQLGTGHAVLQALPGVEDDSTVLVLYGDVPLIAADTLRALVDSARIEPALLTVELQDPGGYGRILRDSAGRFAAVVEHKDASAEQRMLTEVNSGILAAPAALLRRYLPLVGNDNQQGEYYLPEVLAMAVADGVVVNTASAADPLEVLGVNDQLQLSQLERSLQQRQARELLLAGVHLADPARVDIRGSLHCGRDVVIDVNCVFSGEVVLADGVRIGPNCVLRDVTVGADSEVQAMSHLQETIVGAGCSVGPYARLRPGTVLDGGARVGNFVETKKAHIGAGSKVNHLSYIGDCEMGDSVNIGAGTITCNYDGVNKHLTTIGDGVFVGSNATLVAPLAIEAQGFVAAGSTITQRVGSDELAVGRGRQRNIHGWQRPGKTTTNKD; encoded by the coding sequence ATGAAACTGGAAGTTATCATCCTGGCGGCGGGCCAGGGGTCGCGGATGCGATCGAGGCTGCCCAAGGTGTTGCATCCGCTGGCGGGCCGGCCACTGTTGCAACATGTGGTCAATGCGGCCCACGCGCTGCAACCGGAGGCGGTGCATGTGGTGACAGGCCACGGCTCGGAGCTGGTGCGTGAGGCCTTCGCGGCAGAACCATTGCAATGGGTCGAGCAGGCGGAGCAACTCGGTACCGGCCACGCCGTGCTGCAAGCCCTGCCCGGAGTCGAGGACGACAGTACGGTACTGGTGTTGTATGGCGATGTGCCGCTGATCGCTGCCGACACCCTGCGGGCGCTGGTGGACAGTGCCCGCATCGAACCTGCCCTGCTGACGGTTGAACTTCAGGACCCGGGCGGTTACGGGCGTATCCTGCGCGATAGCGCCGGCCGCTTTGCCGCAGTCGTCGAACACAAGGATGCCAGCGCCGAGCAGCGCATGTTGACTGAAGTCAATTCCGGCATTCTCGCGGCACCCGCCGCGTTGCTGCGCCGCTACCTGCCGCTGGTGGGCAACGACAACCAGCAGGGCGAGTACTACCTGCCCGAGGTACTGGCCATGGCGGTAGCCGACGGCGTGGTGGTCAATACCGCCAGCGCTGCGGACCCGCTGGAGGTGTTGGGGGTCAACGACCAACTGCAGCTCAGCCAGCTGGAGCGTTCGCTGCAGCAGCGGCAGGCACGGGAACTGTTGCTCGCCGGTGTGCACCTGGCAGACCCGGCTCGGGTGGATATCCGCGGCAGCCTGCATTGCGGTCGCGACGTGGTCATTGACGTCAATTGCGTCTTTTCCGGCGAGGTGGTACTGGCAGACGGGGTGCGCATCGGTCCCAATTGCGTGCTGCGCGATGTCACCGTGGGCGCCGACAGCGAGGTACAGGCCATGAGCCATCTGCAGGAGACCATTGTGGGCGCGGGTTGCAGCGTTGGCCCCTACGCCCGTCTGCGACCCGGCACTGTGCTGGATGGAGGCGCCAGGGTGGGCAATTTCGTGGAGACTAAAAAGGCGCATATCGGTGCCGGCAGCAAGGTCAATCACCTGTCCTACATTGGCGATTGTGAGATGGGCGACTCTGTCAACATCGGCGCCGGTACCATCACCTGCAACTATGATGGCGTCAACAAGCACCTCACCACAATCGGGGACGGCGTATTCGTCGGCTCCAATGCCACTCTGGTAGCGCCGCTGGCGATCGAAGCCCAGGGCTTTGTTGCTGCCGGGTCGACGATCACCCAGCGCGTGGGCAGCGATGAGCTCGCTGTCGGCCGTGGCCGACAGCGCAATATCCACGGCTGGCAGCGCCCCGGAAAAACCACGACAAACAAGGACTGA
- a CDS encoding F0F1 ATP synthase subunit epsilon — MAMTIHCDIVSAEEEIFSGLVEMLVATGELGEMGVSYGHAPLLSSLQPGPVRIVKQGGEEEVYYVSGGFIEVQPGVVSILADTALRAGDVDEAAAEEARREAVHTLTNQSGDFDYGRASSQLAEAAAQLATLRKMRNRAGRG, encoded by the coding sequence ATGGCAATGACAATTCACTGCGATATCGTCAGCGCGGAAGAGGAAATCTTCTCTGGCCTGGTGGAGATGCTGGTGGCCACCGGGGAACTGGGTGAGATGGGTGTGTCCTATGGCCACGCCCCGCTGCTGTCCTCACTGCAGCCCGGCCCGGTGCGTATCGTCAAGCAGGGTGGTGAGGAAGAGGTATATTACGTCTCCGGCGGTTTTATTGAAGTGCAGCCAGGCGTTGTATCCATTCTGGCCGATACCGCCCTGCGTGCTGGCGACGTCGACGAGGCCGCGGCGGAAGAGGCCCGTCGTGAAGCAGTCCATACGCTGACCAACCAGTCCGGTGACTTCGATTATGGCCGGGCCTCCTCCCAACTGGCGGAAGCGGCTGCCCAGCTGGCCACCCTGCGCAAGATGCGCAATCGCGCCGGTCGCGGCTGA
- the atpD gene encoding F0F1 ATP synthase subunit beta — protein MSSGRVVQIIGAVIDVEFPRESVPKVYDALVVTEKGLTLEVQQQLGDGVVRTIAMGSSEGLSRDLAVSNTGAPISVPVGVETLGRIMDVLGNPIDERGPIGEQERASIHRNAPDYEDLAASDELLETGIKVIDLVCPFAKGGKVGLFGGAGVGKTVNMMELINNIATEHSGLSVFAGVGERTREGNDFYYEMQESKVVDIENLGNSKVAMVYGQMNEPPGNRLRVALTGLTMAEKFRDEGRDVLLFIDNIYRYTLAGTEVSALLGRMPSAVGYQPTLAEEMGVLQERITSTKVGSITSIQAVYVPADDLTDPSPATTFAHLDSTVVLSRDIAAKGIYPAVDPLDSTSRQLDPLIIGSEHYETARGVQTVLQRYKELKDIIAILGMDELSEEDKQTVARARKIERFLSQPFHVAEIFTGAPGKYVSLKETIAGFRGILAGEYDHLPEQAFYMVGSIDEAVEKAAKL, from the coding sequence ATGAGCAGCGGACGAGTCGTACAAATTATCGGCGCGGTAATCGACGTGGAGTTTCCACGCGAAAGCGTGCCGAAAGTCTACGATGCCCTGGTGGTGACCGAAAAAGGCCTGACGCTGGAAGTACAGCAGCAGTTGGGCGATGGCGTCGTGCGTACGATTGCGATGGGGTCATCAGAAGGTCTGAGCCGGGACCTGGCGGTATCCAATACCGGCGCCCCGATCTCGGTACCGGTCGGCGTCGAGACCCTCGGGCGGATCATGGACGTATTGGGCAACCCGATCGACGAACGCGGTCCGATCGGCGAGCAGGAGCGCGCTTCCATCCACCGCAACGCGCCTGATTACGAGGATCTGGCGGCATCCGACGAACTGCTGGAGACCGGGATCAAGGTGATCGACCTGGTCTGTCCCTTCGCCAAGGGCGGCAAGGTCGGCCTGTTCGGTGGTGCCGGTGTCGGCAAGACCGTGAACATGATGGAACTGATCAACAACATCGCCACCGAACACTCCGGTTTGTCGGTGTTCGCCGGTGTCGGTGAGCGGACCCGGGAAGGTAACGACTTCTACTACGAAATGCAGGAATCCAAGGTTGTCGATATCGAGAACCTTGGCAACTCCAAGGTGGCGATGGTCTACGGCCAGATGAATGAGCCGCCCGGCAACCGTCTGCGGGTAGCGCTCACCGGCCTGACCATGGCCGAGAAATTTCGCGACGAGGGCCGCGACGTCCTGCTGTTCATCGACAACATTTACCGCTATACCCTGGCCGGCACCGAAGTATCCGCGCTGCTGGGCCGGATGCCGTCAGCGGTAGGCTACCAGCCGACCCTGGCAGAGGAGATGGGGGTACTGCAGGAACGGATCACCTCCACCAAGGTGGGCTCCATCACCTCCATCCAGGCGGTTTACGTACCGGCGGACGATCTGACCGATCCGTCGCCGGCCACTACCTTTGCCCACCTGGATTCCACCGTGGTACTGAGCCGCGATATCGCCGCCAAGGGTATCTACCCGGCGGTGGATCCGCTGGACTCCACCTCGCGCCAGCTCGACCCGCTGATTATCGGCAGCGAGCACTACGAGACGGCCCGCGGCGTGCAGACGGTATTGCAGCGCTACAAGGAATTGAAGGACATCATCGCCATCCTCGGGATGGATGAACTGTCCGAGGAAGACAAGCAGACCGTGGCCCGGGCGCGCAAGATCGAGCGTTTTCTGTCGCAGCCCTTCCACGTGGCGGAGATCTTCACTGGTGCGCCGGGCAAATATGTCTCGCTGAAAGAGACCATCGCCGGTTTCAGGGGTATCCTGGCCGGTGAGTACGATCATCTGCCGGAGCAGGCGTTCTACATGGTCGGCAGCATTGACGAAGCGGTTGAAAAAGCGGCCAAGCTGTAA
- the atpG gene encoding F0F1 ATP synthase subunit gamma, with amino-acid sequence MAVGKEIRTKISSIRSTQKITSAMEMVAASKMRKAQERMQLGKPYARRMRAVVGHIANSEPEYRHTYMVEREVKRVGFIVVSTDRGLCGGLNINLFKATVRAMRSWADQGVEIDLCLIGAKASAFFKTYGGNVVAAVRDLGEEPGLADLIGSVKAMLDAYEEARIDRLFLVSNEFVNTMTQLPTVEQLLPLEAEDSAEMKHHWDYIYEPDAVELLERLLKRYIESQVYQAVVENTACEQAARMLAMKNATDNAGDLIDDLQLIYNKARQAAITQELSEIVSGAAAIS; translated from the coding sequence ATGGCAGTCGGAAAAGAAATCCGGACCAAGATATCCAGTATCCGGAGCACGCAGAAGATCACCAGCGCCATGGAAATGGTAGCGGCGAGCAAGATGCGCAAGGCCCAGGAGCGGATGCAACTGGGCAAGCCCTACGCCCGGCGCATGCGCGCGGTAGTGGGCCATATTGCCAACTCCGAGCCCGAGTATCGTCATACCTATATGGTTGAACGCGAGGTGAAGCGCGTCGGCTTTATTGTCGTGTCCACCGATCGCGGTCTCTGCGGCGGCCTGAACATCAATTTGTTCAAGGCCACGGTACGGGCGATGCGGAGCTGGGCTGATCAAGGTGTGGAGATCGATCTGTGCCTGATCGGCGCCAAGGCCTCGGCATTTTTCAAGACCTATGGCGGCAATGTGGTCGCGGCGGTACGGGATCTGGGCGAAGAGCCCGGCCTTGCCGATCTGATCGGCAGTGTGAAGGCCATGCTCGACGCCTACGAAGAGGCGCGCATCGATCGCCTGTTCCTGGTCAGCAACGAATTCGTGAACACCATGACCCAGTTGCCCACGGTCGAACAATTGCTGCCGCTGGAAGCCGAAGACAGCGCCGAGATGAAGCATCACTGGGACTATATCTACGAGCCCGATGCGGTCGAATTGCTGGAGCGGTTGCTCAAGCGCTATATCGAGTCACAGGTCTACCAGGCAGTGGTGGAAAATACCGCCTGTGAACAGGCTGCGCGGATGCTGGCGATGAAAAACGCCACCGACAACGCCGGCGACCTGATCGACGACCTGCAATTGATCTACAACAAGGCTCGGCAGGCGGCGATCACCCAGGAGTTGTCGGAAATCGTCAGTGGTGCAGCCGCGATCAGCTAG
- the atpA gene encoding F0F1 ATP synthase subunit alpha, translated as MQQLNPSEISEMIKQRIDQLDVSSEARNEGTVVSVTDGIIRIYGLTDVMYGEMIEFEGGLFGMALNLERDSVGAVVLGDYKSLAEGQSCRCTGRILEVPVGPELQGRVVDALGNPIDGKGPVNAAKTDALEKVAPGVIARQSVDQPVQTGLKAIDAMVPIGRGQRELIIGDRQVGKTAIAVDAIINQKGTGIKCIYVAIGQKASSVAGVVRKLEEHGAMDHTIVVAATAADPAAMQYLAPFAGCTMGEYYRDRGEDALIIYDDLTKQAWAYRQISLLLKRPPGREAYPGDVFYLHSRLLERAARVNAAYVEQITNGEVKGKTGSLTALPVIETQAGDVSAFVPTNVISITDGQIFLEADMFNAGIRPAMNAGISVSRVGGAAQTKIIKKLSGGIRTALAQYRELAAFSQFASDLDEATKAQLDHGERVTELMKQRQYAPKSVAEMGVILYAADKGYLRDVEVNKVGDFESALLSYMHSEHGDLLQQIVASGDYNDEIEATFKAAIEKFKATQTW; from the coding sequence ATGCAGCAACTGAACCCGTCAGAAATCAGCGAGATGATCAAGCAGCGCATCGACCAGCTCGATGTGTCGTCTGAAGCCCGCAATGAAGGTACGGTAGTCTCGGTAACCGACGGCATCATCCGCATCTATGGTCTCACCGATGTCATGTACGGTGAGATGATCGAATTCGAAGGCGGCCTGTTCGGTATGGCGTTGAACCTCGAGCGCGACTCTGTCGGCGCGGTCGTGCTGGGCGACTACAAGAGCCTGGCGGAAGGCCAGTCCTGCCGCTGTACCGGCCGCATTCTGGAGGTGCCGGTAGGCCCCGAACTGCAGGGCCGGGTGGTGGATGCCCTGGGCAACCCGATCGACGGCAAAGGTCCGGTCAATGCCGCCAAAACCGATGCGCTGGAAAAAGTGGCGCCCGGTGTTATCGCCCGTCAGTCAGTTGATCAGCCGGTGCAGACCGGCCTCAAGGCCATCGACGCGATGGTGCCGATCGGCCGCGGCCAGCGCGAATTGATTATCGGCGACCGCCAGGTGGGCAAGACGGCTATCGCGGTGGATGCGATCATCAACCAGAAAGGCACCGGTATCAAATGCATCTACGTCGCCATCGGCCAGAAGGCCTCTTCGGTGGCAGGGGTGGTGCGCAAGCTGGAAGAACACGGCGCGATGGACCACACCATCGTGGTGGCTGCGACAGCGGCAGATCCGGCGGCGATGCAGTACCTGGCCCCGTTCGCCGGTTGCACGATGGGTGAATACTATCGTGACCGCGGCGAAGACGCGCTGATCATCTACGATGACCTCACCAAGCAGGCCTGGGCCTATCGCCAGATATCCCTGCTGCTCAAGCGTCCCCCCGGCCGCGAGGCCTACCCCGGCGACGTATTCTATTTGCACTCCCGTCTGCTGGAACGCGCTGCCCGGGTCAATGCGGCCTACGTAGAGCAGATTACCAACGGCGAAGTGAAAGGCAAAACCGGCTCTCTCACTGCCCTGCCGGTGATCGAGACCCAGGCCGGTGACGTATCCGCCTTCGTACCCACCAACGTGATCTCCATCACCGACGGCCAGATCTTTCTGGAAGCGGATATGTTCAACGCCGGTATCCGCCCGGCGATGAACGCCGGCATCTCGGTCTCCCGGGTAGGTGGTGCGGCACAGACCAAAATCATCAAGAAACTCTCGGGCGGTATTCGTACCGCGCTGGCCCAGTACCGCGAACTGGCGGCCTTCTCCCAGTTTGCGTCAGACCTGGATGAGGCGACCAAGGCGCAGCTGGACCACGGCGAACGGGTGACCGAGCTGATGAAGCAGCGTCAGTACGCGCCCAAGAGTGTGGCGGAGATGGGCGTGATCCTGTATGCGGCCGACAAGGGCTATCTGCGCGATGTGGAGGTCAACAAGGTCGGCGATTTCGAGTCGGCGCTGCTGTCCTACATGCATTCCGAGCACGGCGATCTGTTGCAGCAAATCGTCGCCAGTGGCGACTACAACGATGAGATCGAAGCGACCTTCAAGGCCGCGATCGAGAAGTTCAAAGCCACCCAGACCTGGTAA
- a CDS encoding F0F1 ATP synthase subunit delta — MAELTTLARPYAKAAFEYARDHDSLTQWSEQLGTIAAVSMEPRIQARLTDPARAAQEQVELLAGVCGDTLDTATRNFLAILADNKRLALLPQVHHLFVQFKANFEKSVEVEVVSAFDLEQDMTSKLSAALGRKLERQVNVRTTTDSSLLGGVLIRAGDLVIDGSVRGRLKKLAAAMNS; from the coding sequence ATGGCGGAACTGACCACACTGGCACGCCCGTACGCCAAGGCAGCCTTTGAATATGCCCGGGACCACGACAGCCTGACCCAGTGGTCAGAGCAGTTGGGGACGATTGCCGCGGTGAGCATGGAGCCCCGCATCCAGGCGCGGCTCACTGATCCGGCCCGCGCTGCGCAGGAACAGGTAGAGCTGCTGGCCGGGGTCTGCGGCGATACGCTGGATACCGCGACGCGCAACTTCCTGGCAATTCTGGCCGACAACAAACGGCTGGCGCTGTTGCCCCAGGTCCACCACCTGTTCGTTCAATTCAAGGCGAACTTCGAGAAATCGGTGGAAGTGGAAGTGGTATCGGCCTTCGACCTGGAGCAGGACATGACCAGCAAGCTGTCGGCCGCGTTGGGCAGGAAGCTGGAAAGACAAGTGAATGTACGCACCACGACAGATTCGAGTCTGCTGGGTGGCGTGTTAATCAGGGCTGGCGATCTGGTGATCGACGGTTCCGTGCGCGGCAGGCTGAAGAAACTCGCCGCCGCAATGAATTCCTAG
- a CDS encoding F0F1 ATP synthase subunit B: protein MNINLTLIGQVIAFFGFVMFCMKFVWPPIVAAMQERERKIADGLAAADRASHDLELAQEKALDRLKEAKTEAAGIVDSANKRANQLIEEAKQAAVVEAERVKASARAEIEQETNRARETLRSQVAALSLAGAEKVLGASIDRQAHADLVNNLAAEL, encoded by the coding sequence GTGAATATTAATCTTACGCTTATCGGACAGGTGATCGCCTTCTTTGGCTTCGTCATGTTCTGCATGAAGTTTGTATGGCCGCCGATTGTCGCGGCCATGCAGGAGCGCGAACGGAAGATTGCCGATGGACTCGCTGCTGCTGACCGGGCCAGTCACGATCTGGAACTGGCGCAGGAGAAGGCACTTGATAGACTCAAGGAAGCCAAGACCGAAGCCGCCGGCATTGTGGATTCCGCCAACAAGCGCGCCAACCAGCTGATCGAAGAGGCCAAGCAGGCCGCCGTGGTCGAGGCAGAGCGGGTCAAGGCCTCCGCCAGAGCGGAGATTGAACAGGAAACCAATCGAGCCAGGGAGACCTTGCGGTCACAGGTGGCGGCATTGTCGCTGGCCGGTGCGGAGAAGGTCCTGGGCGCGTCCATCGACCGGCAGGCACACGCCGATCTGGTCAACAATCTGGCAGCAGAGCTGTAA
- the atpE gene encoding F0F1 ATP synthase subunit C: MELIYIAAAIMISLGGLGAAIGIGMLGGKLIEGSARQPELAPKLQVTFFLGAGLVDAIPIIGVGIAMYLIFVVAPGVA, from the coding sequence ATGGAATTAATCTACATTGCCGCCGCGATCATGATCAGTCTGGGTGGTCTGGGCGCTGCAATCGGTATCGGCATGTTGGGCGGCAAGCTCATCGAGGGTTCCGCCCGCCAGCCCGAACTGGCACCCAAGCTGCAGGTCACGTTCTTCCTCGGCGCTGGCCTGGTTGACGCGATTCCGATCATCGGCGTGGGCATCGCGATGTACCTGATCTTCGTGGTCGCACCGGGCGTCGCTTGA
- the atpB gene encoding F0F1 ATP synthase subunit A: MADENQTVSEYIVHHLTNLTYGKLPAGYERYDGSVVADGGAWVMAHGGDEAAAMGFTAVHVDSMAWSVGLGILFCGLFYRVARKASSGVPSGFVNAVEMIVGFVDNTVRDTFHGRNPLIAPLALTIFVWIFLMNLMDLVPVDIIPSLLMLLGVEYQKIVPSTDPNITFGLAIGVLILILYYSIKVKGFGFARELALNPFNHPIFIPVNLFMEVVGLFAKPFSLALRLFGNMYAGEMIFILIAALFGAGLVWAVPAGLLQIGWAIFHILVITLQAFIFMVLTIVYLSMAHEDH; the protein is encoded by the coding sequence ATGGCAGACGAGAACCAGACAGTTTCTGAATACATTGTCCACCACCTGACGAACCTGACTTACGGCAAGCTGCCCGCTGGTTACGAGCGTTACGACGGGTCTGTGGTCGCCGACGGTGGTGCCTGGGTCATGGCGCACGGTGGCGACGAAGCCGCGGCAATGGGTTTCACTGCTGTACACGTGGATTCCATGGCCTGGTCCGTGGGGCTGGGTATCCTGTTCTGCGGCTTGTTCTACCGGGTAGCCAGGAAGGCTTCATCCGGTGTGCCCAGCGGCTTCGTCAACGCGGTGGAAATGATAGTCGGTTTCGTCGACAACACCGTGCGCGACACCTTTCACGGCCGCAACCCGCTTATCGCACCGCTGGCACTGACGATTTTCGTCTGGATTTTCCTGATGAACCTGATGGACCTGGTGCCGGTGGACATCATCCCGTCCCTGCTGATGTTGCTGGGGGTTGAGTACCAGAAAATCGTGCCCTCCACGGATCCCAACATCACCTTCGGGCTGGCGATTGGCGTGCTGATTCTGATCCTGTACTACTCGATCAAGGTCAAGGGCTTCGGCTTTGCCAGGGAGCTGGCCCTGAATCCCTTCAATCACCCGATTTTCATCCCGGTGAACCTGTTTATGGAAGTGGTCGGCCTGTTTGCCAAGCCCTTCTCTCTCGCCCTGCGTCTTTTCGGCAACATGTACGCGGGCGAAATGATCTTTATCCTTATTGCAGCGCTGTTCGGCGCCGGTCTTGTGTGGGCGGTACCCGCGGGTCTGCTGCAAATAGGCTGGGCGATTTTCCATATTCTGGTAATCACCCTGCAGGCTTTCATCTTCATGGTGCTGACGATCGTGTATCTCAGCATGGCCCATGAAGACCACTGA
- a CDS encoding ATP synthase subunit I has product MKCPPVYRITLVQGAVLAPLSLFCWLTVGQLQAVSLFAGGLVAILPQAWFAARVFRWRGAQATAAIARSALAGEVGKFTLSMVGFAAIFALLRPVDGAAVLGGYIAMVAIQITGSWLLLRQRPADRD; this is encoded by the coding sequence TTGAAGTGCCCTCCTGTGTACCGGATCACGCTGGTACAAGGTGCAGTCCTGGCGCCACTGAGCCTGTTTTGCTGGTTGACCGTGGGACAGTTGCAGGCAGTATCACTGTTTGCTGGTGGCTTGGTGGCTATCCTGCCCCAGGCCTGGTTTGCCGCCCGGGTATTTCGCTGGCGGGGGGCGCAGGCAACAGCGGCAATAGCGCGCTCAGCGCTGGCCGGAGAAGTGGGGAAATTCACTCTGAGCATGGTGGGCTTCGCGGCGATTTTTGCACTGCTGAGGCCGGTCGATGGCGCTGCGGTGCTGGGCGGATACATCGCGATGGTCGCGATACAGATTACGGGGAGCTGGTTGTTGTTGCGGCAGCGACCTGCAGACAGGGACTGA